ATCGACACCTACGGTCCGGAGCACATCTTCATCCCGACGCGCTCGATCTACGGGGACGCGGCCGACATCAACGTCTGCAATCTGGAGTGCCCGCTCACGGACGAGGGAACGCCGCATCCGACCAAGTCGTATGTCTTTCGCGGCCGTCCTTCCAACGTCGCCGGACTGACCTACGCGGGAATCGATCTCGTCTCGCTCGCGAACAATCACATCATCGACTACGGCGAGCGCGGCATGGAGGAGACGCAGGAGGTTCTCGACGCCGCGCGGATCCGCTGGTCGGGCGCGGGCGCGAACGAGTATCTCGCCATGCAGCCGGCCTTCTGGAGCGAGCGGGGCGTGGCTATCGCCTTTCTCGGGCAGTGCAACCGCGCCGGACGCGAGTACAACCAGCAGCCCTTCCTCGACGCGGCCGCCTCCAAGCCGGGCTTCGCCTATCTCACGGAAACGAACATCGCGGCGGCGATCGACTCCGTCCGCGCCCTCGCCGATCTCGTGGTCGCGCAGCTCCACGCGGGGATCGAGTACCAGACGGAGCCGGGGACGCTGATGCCGGGCGGCGGGGGGCCCGCTTCAGACGGGCTCGATTTCCCCCTGGACCGGCAGGCTGCCGCCCGGGCGGAGCCGCTCCTCGACGCAGCCGATCCCGTTGGGGCGGCGGCGGACGTTCAGTTCCTCACGCGCCCCTCGCTGACCGATCGGCAGCTCCGCTGGAGGGCGGTCGAGGAGGGAGCCGATCTTGTGATATGCCACCACCCCCACGTCCTGCAGGGATTCGAGGCATACCAGGATGTGTTGATCGCTCACAGCCTGGGCAATTTCGCTTTCGACCAGACCTTCGCCGAGACATTCCCGTCCGTCGTTCTCCACACGAGCTTCGACAAGGCGGGGTTCCGCTCCTTCACATTCCGTCCGGTGTTTGTCGATGACTGGATCCCCCGCCCGGCGACGGGCCGCCTGGGCAGGGAGATCCTCGATCGCATGGCCGACTACTCGCGCGAGCTGAACACGGTCGTCGGCGTGGATCCCTCCACGAGCGAAGGGACGATCTACCTCGACCCCGAGAGCGTGGTCTGGTCGCAGTCGGAGCCCGAGCGGTCGGTCGCCCTGACGGCGGAGGACGGCTGGCACGTCTCGCCTCCGATCGAACGCGCGGGCGCCGGCACGCTTTCCCGCATCCTCTCGATCGCAGGCGTCTCGGGAGACGTGGAGGTGCGAGTCGGGCGCGAGCTCCTCTGGCATGGGGATTTCGAGGAAGAGGGGGCGACCCTCTGGAACCTCAACAGCTCGGACGAAGTCTACGATTCGCAGGTCGTCCATCAGGGGCTACGATCGCTTCGGCTCCGTCGGGCCTCATCGAGCAGCGGGACCGCCCTCACGGACCTCGAGGCGTATCCCGCCCTCGAGAACAAGACGGAGTACTCCTTGGCCGGCTACATGCGAACCGAGAATGCCCGGGACGCCCTCTTCGCCGCGCGCTTCTATCGCGACCGCGGCACGAGCCTGCTCGGCACCTACGAGATCGACGATCCGGTCTCGGGAACGAGCGACTGGGCCTACTTCGCGAAGAACTTTCAGGTCCCGGCCGACGCGAGGTACTTCAATGTGCGCTGCCAGATGGATCGGCCGGCATCGGGCGAGGGTTTCTCCTGGTTCGAGGAGCTGCGCCTGGTCGAGTGGGAGGCCTGGCAGCCGGCGACGCTGCCGCTCGAGTTCCCATATCCGAACAACCAGCGTTTCATCCAGATCCGCGCCGCGTCCCCCTCGGCCTCGGCGACCGTCCGGTGGGAGGAGCGTTTGGCGCAGCCGACGCCGTCCGCCCTCGCTGAGTGGGACGGCGGCCTGCCGCGCGACCGCGGCATCAGGATCGAGTCGATCCGGCCCAATCCGCTGCGGGACCGCGCCTCGATCGAATACCTCCTCGCGCAGGCGGGCAGGGTCCGGCTCGAGGTTTTCGATCTGGGCGGCAGGCGGGTCGGCATGATGGAAGCATCGTCGGTGCCGGCCGGGCGCCACCGGATGGAGTGGGACGCGCGCGGCCTGCCCTCGGGACTCTACTTCTGCCGCATCCGCTCGGCGGGGGAGGACGGGCTGGCGAAGGTCATCGTTCTCCGATGACCATCCGGCTTCGGTCTGCGACACTCGCGGATGTCTCGGCGGGATCCGGGATGATGAGGGGATTCTTCATGCGATTCGCGATGGGCTCATTCGCGCTCGGTCTGATCGCGCTCTGCGCTCTTCTCGCGTGCGGTTGCACCACGCGCATCGAGACGCCGGCCATGGCTGCCGATTCCACGGTCGTCTTCACCGGCAAGAAGCAGGGGGATGTCGAGGTCTCGATCACGCTCGCCTCGAAGGCGAAGGTGAGCAAGAAGACGGGCAAGCGCCTCGGAGTCGCCCGCGTCTTCGACATCGGCCAGGACGAGAAGGTCCACGCCTTCGTCGATGTCGCCAATCCCGAGGCGCGCGGGGCGCGTCCCCTGAGTTTCCACCTTGTCTGGCTCGATCCCGATCGGGACCTCATCTTCAAGCGGAGGATCGAGTATCTGTCCGCCGACTCATCAGCGTCCCTGTCGAGCGCCCTCTCGATCCCGAAGGGAAAGCGTGTCCCCGGCGAGTACTCCTTCCAGGTCTATCTCTTCCGGGAGTTGATCGCCGAGAAGGGCTTCACCCTGCGCGGCGAGGCGATCGAGGTTCAGAAGGAGGATTCCGGCTCGGGCGGGGGGATCTAGATCATCTGGATGATCCAGTTGTCGCTCCGTTGCTTGATCCTCCCGAACCAGACGCAGATCGGAATCATCACGAGAAGGAGCGCGACCCACCCGAGAAGCGTGCCTCCGACGTCCAGCTGAAGGTAGTAGAGCCCCAGCCGCTTCGAGACGACCCCCAGGATCGCGATGTGCATCGCGTAGAAGAAGAGGGCGACACGGCCGTAGATCGCCAGCGGCTTGAGCAGGGCGGGCACGGCGCGGCCGATCAGGTCGAGAACGGCGGCGGTCGAGATCACGGCCCCGAAGAACCAGAGATTGTGGAAGAGGCTGGGGGGGTACTTCGGATCGAGGAAGAACGAGATGGTGCCGAGGCGATCGAAGGGAAGCAGGTTTCCGTATCCCCTTCCCATGCGGAGCGCGATGGCCACGGCGAAACTGGCCGCGGCGATGACGAGAGTCCAGCCGACCCGCCGCCTTGTCGTCGTCCAGTCCTTCAGCCATCCGACGCCGATCACCGATCCCAGCGTCGCCAGCGCGAACCAGGGCAGGACCGGGTACTTGTTGAAGTCCCCCGCGTCGATGAAGGTCTGCATGAGTGCCTCCTGCCAGGGATTCTTCGGGTCGTAAGGGATCTTGAGCAGGAAGGGATGGACGATGAGGACGCCGAGTCCGATCGCCAGCCTGATCCCCCAGCGCGCGTTCACGAAGAGGGCGAGGAGGCACATCGAGAGCCCGATGCAGGCGATGATCCCGATGTGCGCCGGCCTGAAGCTGGCGAACCCTCCCCAGGACGAGTTCACCCAGGTGATCTGCAGGAGAACGAGGAAGAGCCCGCGCTTGATGAAGTACCACTTGGCCTGCCACTCGCTCAGGCCCGCCTTGCGGCGGTTCTGGTAGGCGAGCCAGATCATCGCGCCGGTCAGGATCAGGAATCCGGGGGCGCACAGGTAGCTGGAGTAGCGGATCAGGAACTGGGCGAGTCCGGGAAACAGGGGGTCCAGCGGGTCGAACGATATCCAGAGGGTGTTGAAGTAGGTGGACGCGTGATCGAGCGCCATCAGGGCTATGATGAGGCCGCGGAAATGGTCGATGAAGGGGAACCTCGACTTCCCACCCACGCATCCTCCCCCGAGACCGGCATGTCTCGTGGCCCGGCGGCGGACTCCGGCATCGCGCCTCCGGACCAAGCCCGTTGCGGCGGATGATCTCACGCTGAGCACGGTAGACGCAAGGCGATCCGGCTTTCCCCCGGGGCGGCCGGTGCTGTATTCTCCCCCCGTGGGTCCCTGACGGATGGGTGGGGCCGCTGTAGGGTGGGGAGACGGACACTCGCCGATCCTCGCACGACAACCCGACAACCCGACAACCTGACGATTCGCTGAGGGGTTCGCATTGATGATCGGTCCGGCATCGTGGTCAGCGGTTCTCGTTGTCTGCACGGTTCTCGCGGCGCCGCAGGGGGGAGCCCGCGAGATCCCATCCGGCGACGCGGCGTCGCCGGCGTCGCGATGGCGGTCGGATCTCCTCGCCCAGGCCGCCGCGCCCGGAGCGGAAGACGCGGCGTCGAAGCCCAGATCCAGGCCCTCGAAGCGCAGGGCGAAGAAGAAGCCGATCGTCACCATCTCGGGAAGCGCGGATTTCCAGTTCATCTACGACGACAACATCCTGCGGATGTCGGACGACACGATCGACAGGTTCGTCGGCGGCATCGAGCCCGAGCGCTACAAGATCGAGACCTACGACGACCTGATCCTGAGCCCCCGACTGAGCTGCACGGCGGGCCGTCCCCTCCTCGGCAAGAAGCCGACGACGCTCCGGTTCGGCTACATCCGGTGGGAGTACGCCCGCAACCCGATCAAGAACAACGAGGCTTACTCGGTGCGGCTGCGGCAGCCCTTCTTTGCGCAGGACTTCCTGGAGGCGAGCTACACCTATGCCCCCCCCTCTTACATCCGGCACTACTCGAGCCGGCCGCCGTTCGTCTCGCGGACCGTCCCGATGGAACCGACGCCGTTCAAGCTCACGAGGAATGCCTTCTTGCTCGGGTATTCCCATCGGTTGACCAAGAAGATCAACGTCCGCGTCGACGGAGGGCGGACCCTCCGCTACTACAACCGTCCCTTCATGGACAGCGACAACGCCGAGTGGGGCGCCGCCGGCATCGGCTCGGTGACGGTTTCGAAGTCCTTCAAGCTCGACGGCAAATACGCATACAGCGTGGTGGACGCCAGGGGCTACGACCAGGTCGGGGAGACGAAGGCCGACTCCGACAACGGGGACGGGTCGTACGAGCGGGATCTCTACGAGATGACCG
The DNA window shown above is from Candidatus Eisenbacteria bacterium and carries:
- a CDS encoding DUF1624 domain-containing protein produces the protein MNWKSALPEMVTIGFFFALRFEGLDLGFDAASSAPGAAAWARRSDRHRDAGDAASPDGISRAPPCGAARTVQTTRTADHDAGPIINANPSANRQVVGLSGCRARIGECPSPHPTAAPPIRQGPTGGEYSTGRPGGKPDRLASTVLSVRSSAATGLVRRRDAGVRRRATRHAGLGGGCVGGKSRFPFIDHFRGLIIALMALDHASTYFNTLWISFDPLDPLFPGLAQFLIRYSSYLCAPGFLILTGAMIWLAYQNRRKAGLSEWQAKWYFIKRGLFLVLLQITWVNSSWGGFASFRPAHIGIIACIGLSMCLLALFVNARWGIRLAIGLGVLIVHPFLLKIPYDPKNPWQEALMQTFIDAGDFNKYPVLPWFALATLGSVIGVGWLKDWTTTRRRVGWTLVIAAASFAVAIALRMGRGYGNLLPFDRLGTISFFLDPKYPPSLFHNLWFFGAVISTAAVLDLIGRAVPALLKPLAIYGRVALFFYAMHIAILGVVSKRLGLYYLQLDVGGTLLGWVALLLVMIPICVWFGRIKQRSDNWIIQMI